In Takifugu flavidus isolate HTHZ2018 chromosome 13, ASM371156v2, whole genome shotgun sequence, the following are encoded in one genomic region:
- the malt3 gene encoding mucosa-associated lymphoid tissue lymphoma translocation protein 1, translating to MSKPCRMMIGEVVIVSHPVSMCVPVNHTVTLSVRAEGTGLLQYQWFTNEDNVVCEVFGANEADLTVKAKKTRPYVCRVNNHLNKAVFSEWVKLKVLDIDKSGLPSDWQGEPHIAVNPDPQTVQRGTDVTLRCTAFGIPTPHYQWYRNGQELSKKTGDTLQIAGATEEDAGSYLCCISNVLEERWTEAVEVHISTAQQELPSAAFTATDKVALLIGNLNYSNHPKLMAPVVDVHELSNHLQHLGFRVVSLLDLTREEMLASIMHFINLLDKGVYGLFYYAGHGYEHAGRNYLVAIDAPQPYGPENCVCVQRIMLSMQKKHTALSVILLDTCRKWYYQDCLPSCLMPLGPSGNTVYGYATCEDAEAFEVQDGRKSTGIFTKYLNMHILESEKVTHVLEKVSEDLGRDALVTGKQVVEIKHTLKEPRSLADPVRTTGHTRELHLRDICWSQANVLPRKKQMLFLCGVEVQVSFSALYSNVLVVFATLKSICSHIQDCTVTLSSLPAMKDIFSRPGTSLEMDSLLFNPLDNPDCTLRICSLQKLKESLVIKVDLHYTHMTSNQRQTESQQVDIGRPLVASCKLYKRSPLSTIR from the exons ATGTCCAAACCCTGTCGCATGATGATCGGAG AGGTTGTCATAGTGAGCCACCCCGTCTCCATGTGTGTGCCCGTGAACCACACGGTTACACTGAGTGTCCGAGCTGAGGGCACGGGTCTTCTCCAGTACCAGTGGTTCACTAATGAAGACAACGTTGTGTGTGAG GTGTTTGGTGCCAATGAAGCAGACCTGACCGTCAAAGCCAAAAAAACTAGGCCCTACGTGTGTCGAGTGAACAACCACCTTAATAAGGCAGTCTTCAGCGAATGGGTGAAGCTGAAGGTGTTGGACATCGATAAATCGG GTCTGCCGTCGGACTGGCAGGGTGAGCCGCACATTGCTGTCAACCCCGACCCGCAGACAGTCCAGCGGGGTACTGACGTCACCCTCCGATGCACTGCTTTTGGTATTCCCACTCCACACTATCAGTGGTACAGGAACGGACAGGAACTGTCGAAGAAGACGGGCGACACACTACAG atcgCTGGTGCAACGGAGGAAGATGCAGGATCGTATCTGTGCTGTATATCTAATGTGCTGGAGGAACGGTGGACTGAGGCTGTTGAAGTCCATATAAGTACCG CACAACAGGAGCTTCCTTCTGCAGCATTCACGG cCACCGACAAAGTTGCTCTACTGATTGGCAACCTGAATTACTCCAACCACCCAAAGCTGATGGCCCCCGTCGTGGATGTACATGAGCTCTCCAACCACCTGCAGCATCTCGGCTTTAGAGTGGTCTCACTGCTGGACCTGACCCGGGAAGAGATGCTGGCCTCCATTATGCACTTCATTAACCTCTTAGACAAAGGAGTTTATG GTCTCTTCTACTATGCTGGTCATGGGTATGAGCACGCTGGGAGGAATTACCTCGTAGCTATCGATGCGCCCCAACCGTACGGTCCTGAAAACTGCGTCTGCGTGCAGAGGATCATGCTGAGCATGCAGAAGAAACACACTGCATTAAGTGTAATCCTGCTGGACACCTGTAGAAAATG GTATTATCAGGACTGCCTACCATCATGCCTCATGCCATTGGGACCAAGTGGGAACACTGTCTATGGTTATGCCAC ATGTGAAGATGCTGAGGCTTTTGAGGTCCAAGATGGGAGGAAAAGTACTGGAATCTTTACTAAATACTTGAACATGCACATCCTGGAGTCAGAAAAGGTCACGCATGTCTTGGAGAAGGTGTCTGAAG ATCTTGGCAGAGACGCGCTGGTCACAGGGAAGCAGGTGGTGGAGATCAAACACACCCTTAAGGAACCGCGTTCCCTCGCTGACCCAGTTCGCACCACGGGGCACACGAGGGAGCTGCACCTGCGAGACATCTGCTGGAGTCAGGCAAACG TGCTGCCACGGAAGAAGCAGATgctgtttctgtgtggagtAGAAGTGCAAGTCAGCTTCTCAGCATTGTATTCGAATGTCTTGGTGGTTTTTGCTACTTTAAAGTCTATCTGCAGTCACATCCAAGACTGCACTGTCACTCTGAGCAGCCTCCCT GCAATGAAAGACATCTTTTCGAGGCCCGGAACGTCTTTGGAAATGGACTCTTTGTTATTTAATCCATTGGACAACCCCGACTGTACTTTGCGGATATGTTCTCTTCAAAAACTCAAG GAATCACTGGTCATAAAGGTGGATCTGCACTATACTCATATGACAAGTAATCAGCGTCAAACAGAAAGCCAGCAGGTGGATATAGGAAGACCTTTGGTGGCCTCCTGTAAACTCTATAAGAGAAGTCCTTTATCAACTATAAGATAA